The Salipiger sp. H15 genome includes a window with the following:
- a CDS encoding erythromycin esterase family protein has translation MAEGSERFADRREAGRRLASRLASMGLDQPVVYALPRGGVPVALEVARALRAPLDLIFVRKIGAPGAPEVALGAIVDGETPQTVINEDVLRSSGGDTSYLERARARELQELERRRTRYLGDRRQVSPKGRTAVIVDDGLATGATMKAAIIAMRRQGASSICVAVPVAPARVAEEFAGLADRVVCLIPASRFYGVGGFYDDFHQLSDEETLGLLRQAWAEEAAPEPRAALSRRSVSVPPLSLAGELAVPADPRGLVIFAHGSGSSRLSPRNRAVAEVLNARGFATLLFDLLTPHEAQDRRNVFDIPLLAERVVEAVAYVGGEPDVAELPVGLFGASTGAAAALVAAGELGPRIGAVVSRGGRPDLAGAHLGRVTAPTLLIVGGNDGHVLTLNRQALYALTCEKLLKIVPGASHLFEEPGTLEAATDMACTWFEHYLQLSPEAVHPRPEEHLRGPDEIVAALRAAVNPLPEPEDPSFGAAFDDYGSARVVLLGEASHGSSEFYRARAAITRRLIERHGFTLVAAEADWPDAAAIDRHIRGKPGASSRRVPFTRFPAWMWRNREFDEFVASLRDHNAKVEPDEQVRFTGLDLYSMTASIAAVLEYLDRVDPAAAKEARKRYACIDPWSQELSAYGRASLSRGYALCEAPVMRTLLDLLQSELHYAARDGDDFFDAVQNARLVANAERYYRVMYYGSHESWNLRDSHMFETLRRVLDRAGPESRAVVWAHNSHIGDARFTDMGSARGELNIGQLCREEFGRQAVLIGFGTHGGTVAAASEWDAPMEVKAVRPSRPDSYEALFHGVGEPRFLLDMGRDMDPALRRALRDPRLERYIGVIYRPETERWSHYSHATLPDQYDAFVWFDETRAVTPVPTRVIAGEEETYPFGL, from the coding sequence ATGGCTGAGGGATCGGAGCGCTTTGCGGATCGCAGGGAGGCCGGGCGCCGCCTTGCGTCCCGCCTTGCGTCGATGGGGCTGGACCAGCCGGTCGTCTACGCACTGCCGCGCGGCGGTGTCCCGGTCGCGCTCGAGGTGGCGCGGGCATTGCGGGCGCCGCTCGACCTGATCTTCGTGCGCAAGATCGGCGCGCCGGGCGCGCCCGAGGTTGCCCTCGGGGCCATCGTCGACGGCGAGACGCCGCAGACGGTGATCAACGAGGACGTGCTGCGCAGCTCCGGCGGCGACACCTCCTACCTCGAAAGGGCCCGGGCACGCGAGCTGCAGGAGCTGGAACGCCGCCGGACCCGCTACCTCGGCGACCGCAGGCAGGTGTCCCCCAAGGGGCGGACCGCGGTGATCGTCGATGACGGGCTCGCCACCGGCGCCACGATGAAGGCGGCGATCATCGCGATGCGGCGGCAGGGGGCGAGCAGCATCTGCGTCGCGGTCCCCGTCGCGCCGGCCCGGGTGGCGGAGGAGTTCGCCGGGCTGGCCGACCGCGTGGTCTGCCTGATCCCGGCGTCGAGGTTCTACGGCGTGGGCGGGTTCTACGACGACTTCCACCAGCTCAGCGACGAGGAGACCCTTGGCCTCTTGCGGCAGGCCTGGGCGGAAGAGGCCGCGCCGGAACCGAGGGCCGCGCTCTCGCGCCGCAGCGTGTCGGTGCCGCCCCTGTCGCTTGCCGGAGAGCTCGCGGTCCCCGCCGATCCGCGCGGGCTGGTGATCTTCGCCCATGGCAGCGGCTCGAGCCGGCTCAGCCCGCGCAACCGCGCGGTGGCCGAGGTGCTGAACGCGCGCGGCTTCGCGACGCTGCTCTTCGATCTGCTGACGCCGCACGAGGCGCAGGACCGGCGCAACGTCTTCGACATCCCCCTCCTCGCCGAGCGGGTGGTCGAGGCCGTCGCCTACGTCGGCGGCGAGCCCGATGTCGCGGAGCTGCCGGTCGGCCTTTTCGGGGCCAGCACGGGGGCCGCGGCGGCGCTGGTCGCGGCGGGCGAGCTTGGCCCGCGCATCGGCGCCGTCGTCTCGCGCGGGGGCAGGCCCGACCTTGCCGGGGCCCACCTCGGAAGGGTGACCGCACCGACGCTGCTGATCGTCGGCGGCAACGATGGGCATGTGCTGACGCTGAACCGGCAGGCGCTCTATGCGCTCACCTGCGAGAAGCTGCTGAAGATCGTGCCGGGCGCGAGCCATCTCTTCGAGGAGCCGGGCACGCTCGAGGCGGCGACGGACATGGCCTGCACCTGGTTCGAGCATTACCTGCAGCTCTCGCCCGAGGCGGTGCATCCGCGCCCGGAGGAGCATCTGCGCGGCCCGGACGAGATCGTCGCCGCCCTGCGCGCCGCGGTGAACCCGCTGCCCGAGCCCGAGGATCCCTCCTTCGGCGCGGCCTTCGACGACTACGGCTCGGCGCGGGTCGTCCTGCTGGGCGAAGCCTCGCACGGCAGCTCGGAATTCTACCGCGCCCGCGCCGCCATCACCCGGCGCCTGATCGAGAGGCACGGCTTCACCCTCGTCGCGGCCGAGGCGGACTGGCCGGATGCGGCGGCGATCGACCGGCATATCCGCGGCAAGCCCGGCGCTTCCTCGCGGCGCGTGCCCTTCACGCGCTTCCCGGCCTGGATGTGGCGCAACCGCGAGTTCGACGAATTCGTCGCCAGCCTGCGGGACCACAATGCCAAGGTGGAACCCGACGAGCAGGTGCGCTTCACCGGGCTCGATCTCTACAGCATGACCGCCTCGATCGCGGCGGTTCTGGAATATCTCGACCGCGTCGATCCGGCCGCGGCGAAGGAGGCCCGCAAGCGCTATGCCTGCATCGACCCCTGGTCGCAGGAGCTCTCGGCCTACGGGCGCGCCTCGCTGAGCCGGGGCTACGCGCTCTGCGAGGCGCCGGTGATGCGCACGCTGCTCGACCTGCTGCAAAGCGAGCTGCACTACGCCGCGCGCGACGGGGACGACTTCTTCGACGCGGTGCAGAATGCCCGACTGGTGGCCAATGCCGAGCGCTATTACCGCGTGATGTACTACGGCTCGCATGAATCCTGGAACCTGCGCGACAGCCACATGTTCGAGACGCTGAGGCGCGTGCTCGACCGCGCGGGCCCCGAGTCCAGGGCCGTGGTCTGGGCGCACAACTCGCATATCGGCGACGCCCGGTTCACCGACATGGGCAGCGCGCGCGGCGAGCTGAACATCGGCCAGCTCTGCCGCGAGGAATTTGGCCGGCAGGCGGTGCTGATCGGCTTTGGCACGCATGGCGGCACCGTGGCGGCGGCCTCCGAATGGGATGCGCCAATGGAGGTGAAGGCGGTGCGCCCGTCGCGGCCCGACAGCTACGAGGCGCTGTTCCACGGCGTCGGCGAGCCGCGCTTCCTGCTCGACATGGGGCGCGACATGGACCCGGCGCTGCGGCGCGCCCTGCGCGATCCCCGGCTCGAGCGCTACATCGGCGTCATCTACCGCCCCGAGACCGAGCGCTGGAGCCATTATTCCCACGCCACGCTGCCGGACCAGTACGACGCCTTCGTCTGGTTCGACGAGACGCGGGCGGTGACGCCGGTCCCGACGCGGGTGATCGCCGGAGAGGAGGAGACCTATCCCTTCGGCCTCTAG
- a CDS encoding GAF domain-containing protein: MGDGNGREDRLGFLLRLSDAIRPISDPAGIEAAACRMLAEHLGVARAWYLEIDETRPAVRVGGASPAGDEALADFDWLPETLRGAEAQVVSGRRGFPRSEGRQHPPTLEPDLLSWMATPLLKSGRLVAALCIADRAPRDWSHAETAMLKEVADRIWSAVEHARAEASLSAGQTRYRTLVDAMDEAVCVFERLPLRPDGLRDYRYITMNPAMQAMFGIPDLSGQSIRDNFPDEVEDWYDDYDHVLDTGKAVRFERGSVPQGMVLEMFVARIEDGSGRNLMAVIRDVTRRKRDEDALRESEARKEFLLRCYDRLRPLGDPTAVMSAGCELLTQELGADLVTYAEVDGEDYVVSREFRRAGPVCASGALPIPDLHGQSRAALEAGRTVVIGGDAGCGAEPGDAACDALASVAVPMVKDDRLVAVLGVARAREFPWTPHEVSLIEEVAERTWSAVVRARSVKVMRESEERLRALVTATSEVVYRMSPDWRIMWQLDGRGIVHDTSEPTTDWLATYVPPEDRAEVMEAIRRAIESKSAFQLEHRVLRPDGTLGWTFSRAIPLLDEGGGIVEWFGAASDTTAHRQAVEALAHSQRLEAAGRLAGAIAHDFNNLLTVIIGNIELSEIRTSAEERIEYLDKALKAAQLGERLNQRLVTWAGQVPMRPEEDSMNNLVRETAGFLDRSIGERFTLVLDLAEDLWPCFVDPAHVDSLILNLVVNARDAMPDGGEIRLATSNAPAAAIAALGIAQAKPGDYVCLSVSDEGTGMTEEVRRQALEPFFSTKRHGTGVGLGLFSVNSMMHQSGGFLDFDSAPGRGTTFRLYFPRSGIRRDAGAPGHAILPKRRASDTEPLILVVEDQKAVRDATRGRVQALGYRVLEAVDAEEALAILRTHEDIRLVFSDVVMPGELSGRDLARRILSDFPGIEVLLTTGYSSETSPASAEDPSAGVPVLTKPYRLQDLAQALGSLLARPGG; encoded by the coding sequence ATGGGTGACGGCAACGGCAGAGAGGATCGGCTCGGCTTCCTGCTGCGCCTTTCCGACGCGATCCGGCCGATCTCGGACCCTGCCGGGATCGAGGCCGCCGCCTGCCGCATGCTGGCAGAGCACCTCGGGGTCGCGCGCGCCTGGTACCTCGAGATCGACGAGACGCGCCCTGCCGTGCGTGTCGGCGGGGCCTCCCCGGCAGGCGACGAGGCGCTGGCCGATTTCGACTGGTTGCCGGAGACCCTTCGCGGCGCCGAGGCGCAGGTCGTTTCGGGCAGACGTGGCTTCCCGCGGTCCGAGGGGCGGCAGCATCCGCCGACCCTTGAGCCGGATCTCCTGTCGTGGATGGCAACGCCCCTCCTCAAGTCAGGACGGCTGGTCGCCGCGCTCTGCATCGCGGATCGGGCGCCGCGCGACTGGAGCCACGCCGAGACTGCCATGCTCAAGGAGGTCGCGGACCGGATCTGGTCGGCGGTGGAGCACGCCCGCGCCGAAGCCAGCCTGAGCGCCGGCCAGACGCGCTACCGCACGCTGGTCGACGCGATGGACGAGGCGGTCTGCGTCTTCGAGCGGCTGCCGCTCCGCCCGGACGGGCTGCGCGACTACCGCTACATCACGATGAACCCCGCGATGCAGGCGATGTTCGGCATTCCCGATCTGAGCGGGCAGTCGATCCGCGACAACTTTCCCGACGAGGTCGAGGACTGGTACGACGATTACGACCATGTGCTCGACACCGGCAAGGCGGTCCGGTTCGAGCGCGGATCGGTGCCGCAGGGCATGGTGCTGGAGATGTTCGTGGCGCGCATCGAGGACGGGTCGGGGCGCAACCTGATGGCGGTGATCCGCGACGTGACGCGGCGCAAGCGCGACGAGGATGCCCTGCGCGAGAGCGAGGCCCGCAAGGAATTCCTGCTGCGCTGCTATGACCGGCTGCGCCCTCTCGGCGATCCGACGGCGGTGATGAGCGCCGGGTGCGAGCTGCTGACGCAGGAGCTTGGCGCCGACCTGGTCACCTACGCGGAAGTGGATGGCGAGGATTACGTGGTTTCGCGCGAATTCCGCCGGGCCGGGCCTGTCTGCGCTTCCGGCGCCCTGCCGATCCCGGACCTGCACGGGCAGAGCCGCGCGGCGCTCGAGGCCGGGCGGACGGTTGTCATCGGCGGCGATGCCGGGTGCGGGGCGGAGCCCGGCGATGCCGCATGCGACGCGCTCGCCTCCGTGGCCGTGCCCATGGTCAAGGACGACAGGCTCGTGGCCGTCCTGGGCGTCGCCCGGGCGCGGGAGTTTCCCTGGACGCCGCACGAGGTCAGCCTCATCGAGGAGGTGGCCGAGCGCACCTGGTCGGCGGTGGTGCGGGCCCGCTCGGTGAAGGTGATGCGCGAGAGCGAGGAGCGGTTGCGGGCCCTCGTCACCGCGACCTCGGAAGTGGTCTACCGGATGAGCCCGGACTGGCGGATCATGTGGCAGCTGGACGGGCGGGGGATCGTCCACGACACCTCCGAGCCGACGACGGACTGGCTTGCCACCTACGTTCCGCCGGAAGACCGGGCCGAGGTCATGGAGGCGATCCGGCGGGCCATCGAGAGCAAGAGCGCCTTCCAGCTCGAGCACCGCGTCCTGCGACCCGACGGGACGCTCGGCTGGACCTTCTCGCGCGCCATCCCCCTGCTGGACGAGGGTGGCGGGATCGTCGAGTGGTTCGGCGCGGCCAGCGACACGACCGCCCACCGCCAGGCCGTCGAGGCGCTCGCGCATTCGCAGCGGCTCGAGGCGGCGGGCCGTCTTGCGGGGGCGATCGCGCATGATTTCAACAACCTGCTGACGGTCATCATCGGCAATATCGAGCTTTCCGAGATACGCACCTCGGCCGAGGAGAGGATCGAGTATCTCGACAAGGCGCTGAAGGCGGCGCAGCTCGGCGAGCGGCTGAACCAGCGGCTCGTCACCTGGGCGGGCCAGGTCCCGATGCGCCCCGAGGAGGATTCGATGAACAACCTCGTCAGGGAGACGGCCGGGTTCCTCGATCGCTCGATCGGCGAGCGCTTCACGCTGGTGCTGGATCTCGCCGAGGATCTCTGGCCCTGTTTCGTCGACCCGGCCCATGTCGACAGCCTCATCCTCAACCTCGTCGTCAACGCGCGCGACGCGATGCCCGACGGTGGCGAGATACGGCTGGCCACCTCGAACGCCCCCGCTGCGGCAATCGCGGCGCTCGGGATCGCGCAGGCGAAGCCGGGGGATTACGTCTGCCTCTCCGTCTCCGACGAGGGCACGGGCATGACCGAGGAGGTTCGACGGCAGGCGCTGGAGCCGTTCTTCTCGACCAAGCGGCACGGGACCGGGGTGGGCCTCGGCCTCTTCAGCGTGAACAGCATGATGCACCAGTCCGGCGGATTCCTCGACTTCGACAGCGCGCCGGGGCGGGGCACGACCTTCCGGCTCTATTTCCCGCGGTCCGGCATCAGGCGCGACGCCGGCGCGCCCGGCCACGCGATCCTGCCGAAGCGGCGGGCCAGCGACACCGAGCCGCTCATCCTCGTCGTCGAGGACCAGAAGGCCGTGCGGGATGCGACCAGGGGCCGCGTGCAGGCGCTCGGCTACCGGGTTCTCGAAGCCGTGGACGCCGAGGAGGCGCTCGCGATCCTGCGGACGCATGAGGACATCCGGCTGGTGTTCAGCGATGTCGTGATGCCCGGCGAGCTGAGCGGCCGTGATCTCGCGCGCAGGATCCTGTCCGATTTCCCGGGCATCGAGGTGCTGCTGACCACCGGCTACAGCTCCGAGACCAGCCCGGCGAGCGCGGAGGATCCCTCGGCAGGGGTGCCGGTGCTGACCAAGCCCTACCGGTTGCAGGATCTCGCGCAGGCCCTCGGCAGCCTGCTGGCGCGCCCCGGCGGCTGA
- a CDS encoding MurR/RpiR family transcriptional regulator has protein sequence MSRQQAQYGLPAQTSVARRIHEAYPELTSAQRQFADLVRAAPLKVARLSIHDAVALVGVSVATANRFATTLGFEGYAEFKAELIRGFELLFEPYDRFEQELLEQEGPLGAMRTSLATDAESLRRTSAALTQEDLEAAVTMVTSARRIHVAGFDLAAHLAGIFAIDLSMIGCRASTATNGGGSIGAIREIFDFGPDDLVIAIAFPHYYTDTLRIANYAAEAGIPVLAITDTLASPLAAIARTSLFVPPAAGGLLPSSTAILGLLEGLTAAVAKRRPDATEAGRRFAEAAYPWMTAGPKSWPHRD, from the coding sequence ATGAGCAGACAGCAGGCACAGTACGGGCTTCCGGCCCAGACCTCCGTCGCGCGGCGGATCCACGAGGCCTACCCCGAGCTGACCTCGGCGCAGCGGCAGTTCGCCGACCTCGTCCGAGCCGCGCCGCTGAAGGTGGCCCGGCTGAGCATTCATGACGCCGTGGCCCTTGTGGGCGTGTCCGTTGCGACCGCCAACCGCTTCGCCACGACGCTCGGTTTCGAGGGTTACGCCGAGTTCAAGGCCGAGCTGATCCGCGGCTTCGAGCTGCTCTTCGAGCCCTATGACCGCTTCGAGCAGGAGCTGCTCGAGCAGGAGGGGCCGCTCGGCGCGATGCGGACGTCGCTGGCCACGGATGCCGAGAGCCTGCGGCGCACCTCGGCGGCGCTGACACAGGAGGATCTCGAGGCTGCTGTAACAATGGTTACATCGGCGCGGCGGATTCACGTGGCGGGCTTCGACCTCGCCGCCCACCTCGCGGGCATCTTCGCCATCGACCTGTCGATGATCGGCTGCCGCGCCTCGACCGCGACCAACGGCGGCGGCTCGATCGGCGCGATCCGCGAGATTTTCGACTTCGGGCCGGACGACCTGGTGATCGCCATCGCGTTCCCGCACTACTACACCGACACGCTGCGCATCGCGAACTACGCTGCCGAGGCGGGGATCCCGGTGCTCGCGATCACCGACACGCTCGCCTCGCCGCTGGCCGCCATCGCACGCACGAGCCTTTTCGTGCCGCCCGCGGCGGGTGGCCTGCTGCCCTCCTCGACGGCGATCCTCGGACTGCTCGAGGGGCTGACGGCGGCCGTGGCCAAGCGCCGCCCCGACGCCACCGAGGCCGGGCGCCGCTTTGCCGAGGCGGCCTATCCCTGGATGACCGCCGGGCCGAAGAGCTGGCCGCACCGCGACTGA
- a CDS encoding ABC transporter substrate-binding protein, translating into MTPFSEVSRRSFLAGGSALLGASALPRLGAAQDLVPLTTALGWIPNAEYAGLWVALENGYFADEGIEGIYTPGGPNAPGVLVQLAADQCNFAGGDWIPFLEARARGNDFIVLGCNYPTSPSAIMSMAGNPVLTPEDIIGKRILSQMPADANTLNFVLSKAGLEQDQFELVPTGFSPEPLLAGDGDAYMAYATNQPITFENMGLTEGKDFHVTLFSDLGYTVPGAPLVARRAFVEENRDLVVRYLRALTRGWVENGKDPAQGAKLAVEKYGADFGLDLAQQTRQSELGQPLVTAPDGPGPFWFDVALVESSVAPVAAASGIEAPVLASELVDLGPLEEALASL; encoded by the coding sequence ATGACACCTTTTTCCGAAGTCTCCCGCCGTTCCTTCCTTGCCGGTGGTTCGGCGCTGCTCGGCGCGAGCGCCCTGCCCCGGCTCGGCGCCGCGCAGGATCTCGTGCCGCTGACCACGGCGCTCGGCTGGATCCCGAATGCCGAGTACGCCGGCCTCTGGGTCGCGCTGGAAAACGGCTACTTCGCCGATGAGGGCATAGAGGGCATCTACACCCCCGGCGGGCCGAACGCGCCCGGCGTGCTGGTGCAGCTCGCCGCCGACCAGTGCAACTTCGCCGGCGGCGACTGGATTCCCTTCCTCGAGGCGCGCGCCCGCGGCAACGACTTCATCGTGCTCGGCTGCAACTATCCCACCAGCCCCTCGGCGATCATGTCGATGGCGGGCAACCCGGTGCTGACCCCCGAGGACATCATCGGCAAGCGCATCCTGTCGCAGATGCCCGCCGACGCCAACACGCTGAACTTCGTGCTCTCCAAGGCCGGGCTCGAGCAGGACCAGTTCGAGCTGGTGCCGACCGGCTTCTCGCCCGAGCCGCTGCTCGCGGGGGATGGCGATGCCTACATGGCCTATGCCACCAACCAGCCGATCACCTTCGAGAACATGGGCCTGACCGAGGGCAAGGATTTCCACGTCACGCTCTTCAGCGACCTCGGCTACACCGTGCCGGGCGCGCCGCTGGTCGCCCGCCGCGCCTTCGTCGAGGAAAACCGCGATCTCGTCGTGCGCTACCTGCGCGCGCTGACCCGCGGCTGGGTCGAGAACGGCAAGGACCCGGCGCAGGGCGCGAAACTGGCGGTAGAGAAATACGGCGCCGATTTCGGCCTCGACCTTGCCCAGCAGACCCGCCAGAGCGAGCTTGGCCAGCCGCTGGTCACCGCGCCGGACGGGCCCGGCCCGTTCTGGTTCGACGTCGCGCTGGTGGAGAGCTCGGTCGCGCCGGTCGCCGCCGCCTCGGGCATCGAGGCCCCCGTGCTGGCCTCCGAGCTCGTCGACCTCGGCCCGCTCGAAGAGGCGCTCGCCTCGCTCTGA
- a CDS encoding ABC transporter ATP-binding protein, translating to MSQAKPDAIRLDGVSKSFRLDDGNTVTALEGIDLTLREGEFVAVLGPSGCGKSTVLRLIAGLESASTGEVRIEGRAPSELAAAHRLGVAFQDHALLPWLSVGENIALPYRVAGEKVDRARVDALIELVGLGGFRDARPSQLSGGMRQRASIARALVLDPDVLLLDEPFGALDAVTRRHMNVELQRIWSARTLTTLLVTHSVDEAIFLADRIIVMTGRPGRILREVAVPFPRPRDPAVLRTPEFHAMVDELTLALEPEEAAL from the coding sequence ATGTCCCAGGCCAAGCCCGATGCCATCCGCCTCGACGGCGTGTCGAAATCCTTCCGGCTCGACGACGGCAACACCGTCACCGCGCTCGAGGGTATCGACCTGACCCTGCGCGAGGGCGAGTTCGTCGCCGTGCTCGGCCCCTCGGGCTGCGGCAAGAGCACGGTGCTGCGGCTGATCGCCGGGCTCGAGAGCGCCAGCACCGGAGAGGTGCGGATCGAGGGGCGTGCGCCCTCCGAGCTGGCCGCCGCGCACCGGCTCGGCGTCGCCTTCCAGGACCACGCGCTGCTGCCCTGGCTCTCGGTCGGCGAGAATATCGCCCTGCCCTACCGGGTTGCCGGGGAAAAGGTCGACCGCGCCCGCGTCGACGCGCTGATCGAGCTGGTCGGCCTCGGCGGCTTCCGCGACGCCCGGCCGAGCCAGCTGTCGGGCGGCATGCGCCAGCGCGCCTCGATCGCCCGGGCGCTGGTGCTGGACCCGGACGTGCTGCTGCTCGACGAGCCCTTCGGCGCGCTCGACGCGGTCACCCGGCGGCACATGAACGTCGAGCTGCAGCGGATCTGGAGCGCGCGCACCCTCACCACCCTGCTCGTCACCCATTCGGTCGACGAGGCGATCTTTCTCGCCGACCGCATCATCGTGATGACCGGCCGCCCCGGCCGCATCCTGCGCGAGGTCGCCGTGCCCTTCCCGCGCCCGCGCGATCCCGCGGTGCTGCGCACCCCCGAGTTCCACGCCATGGTGGACGAGCTGACCCTTGCGCTCGAGCCCGAGGAGGCGGCGCTGTGA
- a CDS encoding ABC transporter permease subunit: MTARARLVRHGPALLGVGLFCLGWELIGAYRLAGMTWPPLSAVLAYLADPSHHQLLGRAAGTTFAAVAMGYLTGTGIGLALALLVRLVRPARAGIDRFVALVHATPAIALAPVFMILMSRETIPVAISALAVTYLIYVAATSGLEATRAQHADLFRTMGARPLTTFWRLELPSALPALASGLRLAVPVSFMGAIVGEWFGASRGLGLLMISAMQNFQIPLLWAAVLLTTLTSLILYGLLGLFEAAVHRRFR, encoded by the coding sequence GTGACAGCCCGCGCGCGCCTCGTCCGCCACGGCCCGGCGCTGCTGGGGGTCGGGCTCTTCTGCCTCGGCTGGGAGCTGATCGGCGCCTACCGGCTTGCCGGGATGACCTGGCCGCCGCTCAGCGCGGTGCTGGCTTATCTGGCCGACCCGTCGCATCACCAGCTTCTTGGCCGGGCGGCGGGCACCACCTTCGCCGCCGTTGCCATGGGCTATCTCACCGGCACCGGCATCGGGCTGGCGCTGGCGCTGCTCGTGCGGCTGGTCCGGCCCGCCCGCGCGGGCATCGACCGCTTCGTCGCGCTGGTGCATGCGACGCCCGCCATCGCGCTCGCCCCGGTCTTCATGATCCTGATGAGCCGCGAGACGATCCCGGTCGCGATCTCGGCGCTGGCGGTCACCTACCTCATCTACGTCGCCGCCACCTCGGGGCTCGAGGCGACGCGGGCGCAGCACGCCGATCTTTTCCGTACGATGGGGGCGCGGCCGCTGACCACCTTCTGGCGGCTCGAGCTGCCCTCGGCCCTGCCCGCGCTCGCCTCGGGGCTGCGGCTGGCGGTGCCGGTCTCGTTCATGGGCGCGATCGTCGGCGAATGGTTCGGCGCCTCGCGCGGGCTCGGCCTGCTGATGATCTCGGCGATGCAGAACTTCCAGATCCCGCTGCTCTGGGCCGCCGTGCTGCTGACCACGCTGACCTCGCTCATCCTCTACGGCCTGCTCGGGCTCTTCGAGGCGGCCGTGCACCGGAGGTTCCGATGA
- a CDS encoding ABC transporter permease subunit, with translation MTRFFARNWAVLLLLLLWQGWVSLSGLNSIVLPAPWPVLRDVLGNPALYLANTAQTLATAAAGVAAGLVLGALVAVAAWASRLLSGMLTPLGLIFSSVPVVALIPILARLLGYDISTVVAIVAVSAFFPTFVFVGAGLRDLPRGADDLFSVLGAGKAARLRHLVLPATVPNLMIALRITVPEGVLAAILAEFLMGRSGLGFMFREAASRFAMERALGTSLVVTVAAVLCFTLAHRAERVVRTRWS, from the coding sequence ATGACCCGCTTTTTCGCCCGCAACTGGGCGGTCCTGCTGTTGCTCCTGCTCTGGCAGGGCTGGGTGAGCCTGTCCGGGCTGAACTCGATCGTCCTGCCCGCGCCCTGGCCGGTGCTGCGCGACGTGCTCGGAAACCCCGCGCTCTACCTTGCGAACACCGCGCAGACGCTGGCGACCGCCGCGGCAGGCGTGGCGGCGGGGCTCGTCCTCGGCGCGCTGGTCGCGGTGGCGGCCTGGGCGTCGCGCCTGCTCTCGGGGATGCTGACGCCGCTCGGGCTGATCTTTTCCTCGGTGCCGGTGGTGGCGCTGATCCCGATCCTCGCGCGGCTTCTGGGCTACGACATCTCGACCGTCGTCGCCATCGTCGCCGTCTCCGCCTTCTTCCCGACCTTCGTCTTCGTCGGCGCGGGACTGCGGGACCTGCCGCGCGGCGCGGACGATCTCTTCAGCGTGCTCGGCGCGGGCAAGGCGGCGCGGCTGCGCCACCTCGTGCTGCCCGCCACCGTGCCCAACCTGATGATCGCCCTGCGCATCACCGTCCCCGAGGGCGTGCTGGCCGCCATCCTCGCCGAGTTCCTGATGGGCCGCAGCGGCCTCGGCTTCATGTTCCGCGAGGCGGCGAGCCGCTTCGCGATGGAGCGCGCGCTCGGCACTTCGCTGGTGGTGACCGTCGCCGCCGTTCTCTGCTTTACCCTTGCGCACCGGGCCGAACGCGTCGTCAGGACGCGCTGGTCGTAA
- a CDS encoding AAA family ATPase → MINVHQPPDPWQRTTTEHGFAADDVISALQKSLRRGMLENAILLGWEMFLTSPEMEEMMWSRLCVIAVEDVGSGNPQLPVLVETLYQQHKRYPRPAGDRFLFAAHAIRMISGSEKERTSDDLVNWARRSVELGERLPEIPDVALDMHTLKGQQMGRDYRFFMEEASKVIPEKADKDQTWKTWILAALDAGKLK, encoded by the coding sequence ATGATCAACGTACACCAACCCCCCGATCCCTGGCAGCGCACGACGACCGAGCACGGCTTCGCCGCCGACGACGTGATCTCGGCCCTGCAGAAGAGCCTGCGCCGCGGCATGCTGGAGAACGCCATCCTGCTCGGCTGGGAGATGTTCCTGACCAGCCCCGAGATGGAAGAGATGATGTGGTCGCGCCTCTGCGTGATCGCGGTCGAGGACGTGGGCTCCGGCAACCCGCAGCTGCCCGTGCTGGTCGAGACGCTCTACCAGCAGCACAAGCGCTACCCCCGCCCCGCCGGCGACCGTTTCCTCTTTGCCGCCCATGCGATCCGCATGATCTCCGGCAGCGAGAAGGAACGCACCTCGGACGACCTGGTGAACTGGGCCCGCCGCTCGGTCGAACTCGGCGAGCGCCTGCCCGAGATCCCCGACGTGGCGCTCGACATGCACACGCTGAAGGGCCAGCAGATGGGCCGCGACTACCGCTTCTTCATGGAGGAGGCCTCGAAGGTGATCCCCGAGAAGGCCGACAAGGACCAGACCTGGAAGACCTGGATCCTCGCCGCGCTGGATGCGGGGAAGCTGAAGTGA